From the Anoplopoma fimbria isolate UVic2021 breed Golden Eagle Sablefish chromosome 14, Afim_UVic_2022, whole genome shotgun sequence genome, one window contains:
- the tpm2 gene encoding tropomyosin beta chain isoform X3, translated as MEAIKKKMQMLKLDKENAIDRAEQAEGDKKGAEDKCKQLEEELLGLQKKLKGVEDELDKYSESLKDAQEKLEQAEKKATDAEAEVASLNRRIQLVEEELDRAQERLATALQKLEEAEKAADESERGMKVIENRASKDEEKMEIQEMQLKEAKHIAEEADRKYEEVARKLVILEGDLERSEERAEVAEAKSGDLEEELKNVTNNLKSLEAQAEKYSQKEDKYEEEIKVLTDKLKEAETRAEFAERSVAKLEKTIDDLEEKLAHAKEENLDMHQVLDQTLLELNNL; from the exons ATGGAGGCCATCAAGAAGAAAATGCAGATGCTGAAGCTGGATAAGGAGAACGCGATAGACCGAGCGGAGCAGGCTGAGGGGGACAAGAAAGGAGCGGAGGACAAGTGCAAACAG CTGGAGGAGGAGTTGCTGGGCCTGCAGAAGAAGCTGAAAGGAGTGGAGGATGAGCTGGACAAATACTCTGAGTCGCTGAAGGATGCCCAGGAGAAGCTGGAGCAAGCAGAGAAGAAGGCAACAGAT gCCGAGGCAGAGGTGGCGTCTCTAAACAGGCGTAttcagctggtggaggaggagttggACCGAGCTCAGGAGAGACTGGCTACTGCTCTGCAGAagctggaggaggctgagaaAGCTGCAGATGAGAGCGAGAG AGGAATGAAGGTCATAGAGAACAGAGCGTCGAAAGACGAGGAGAAAATGGAGATCCAGGAGATGCAGCTGAAGGAGGCCAAACACATCGCTGAGGAGGCCGACCGCAAATATGAAGAG GTTGCTCGTAAACTGGTGATCCTGGAGGGTGATCTGGAGCGCTCAGAGGAGCGTGCCGAGGTGGCCGAGGC TAAATCAGGTGACCTTGAGGAAGAGTTGAAAAATGTCACCAACAACTTGAAGTCACTGGAAGCCCAGGCCGAGAAG TACTCACAAAAGGAGGACAAATATGAGGAGGAAATTAAAGTTCTTACTGACAAACTGAAAGAG GCTGAGACCCGTGCAGAGTTCGCAGAGAGGTCTGTGGCCAAGCTGGAGAAGACCATCGATGACTTGGAAG
- the tpm2 gene encoding tropomyosin beta chain isoform X4: protein MEAIKKKMQMLKLDKENAIDRAEQAEGDKKGAEDKCKQLEEELLGLQKKLKGVEDELDKYSESLKDAQEKLEQAEKKATDAEAEVASLNRRIQLVEEELDRAQERLATALQKLEEAEKAADESERGMKVIENRASKDEEKMEIQEMQLKEAKHIAEEADRKYEEVARKLVILEGDLERSEERAEVAEAKSGDLEEELKNVTNNLKSLEAQAEKYSQKEDKYEEEIKVLTDKLKEAETRAEFAERSVAKLEKTIDDLEDEVYAQKLKGKALSEELDLALNDMTTL from the exons ATGGAGGCCATCAAGAAGAAAATGCAGATGCTGAAGCTGGATAAGGAGAACGCGATAGACCGAGCGGAGCAGGCTGAGGGGGACAAGAAAGGAGCGGAGGACAAGTGCAAACAG CTGGAGGAGGAGTTGCTGGGCCTGCAGAAGAAGCTGAAAGGAGTGGAGGATGAGCTGGACAAATACTCTGAGTCGCTGAAGGATGCCCAGGAGAAGCTGGAGCAAGCAGAGAAGAAGGCAACAGAT gCCGAGGCAGAGGTGGCGTCTCTAAACAGGCGTAttcagctggtggaggaggagttggACCGAGCTCAGGAGAGACTGGCTACTGCTCTGCAGAagctggaggaggctgagaaAGCTGCAGATGAGAGCGAGAG AGGAATGAAGGTCATAGAGAACAGAGCGTCGAAAGACGAGGAGAAAATGGAGATCCAGGAGATGCAGCTGAAGGAGGCCAAACACATCGCTGAGGAGGCCGACCGCAAATATGAAGAG GTTGCTCGTAAACTGGTGATCCTGGAGGGTGATCTGGAGCGCTCAGAGGAGCGTGCCGAGGTGGCCGAGGC TAAATCAGGTGACCTTGAGGAAGAGTTGAAAAATGTCACCAACAACTTGAAGTCACTGGAAGCCCAGGCCGAGAAG TACTCACAAAAGGAGGACAAATATGAGGAGGAAATTAAAGTTCTTACTGACAAACTGAAAGAG GCTGAGACCCGTGCAGAGTTCGCAGAGAGGTCTGTGGCCAAGCTGGAGAAGACCATCGATGACTTGGAAG ATGAGGTGTATGCTCAGAAGCTGAAGGGCAAGGCTCTCAGCGAGGAGCTGGACCTGGCCCTCAACGACATGACTACACTGTAG
- the tpm2 gene encoding tropomyosin beta chain isoform X2 produces MEAIKKKMQMLKLDKENAIDRAEQAEGDKKGAEDKCKQLEEELLGLQKKLKGVEDELDKYSESLKDAQEKLEQAEKKATDAEAEVASLNRRIQLVEEELDRAQERLATALQKLEEAEKAADESERGMKVIENRASKDEEKMEIQEMQLKEAKHIAEEADRKYEEVARKLVILEGDLERSEERAEVAEARVRELEEELRLMDQNMKSMMCGEEEYSQKEDKYEEEIKVLTDKLKEAETRAEFAERSVAKLEKTIDDLEDEVYAQKLKGKALSEELDLALNDMTTL; encoded by the exons ATGGAGGCCATCAAGAAGAAAATGCAGATGCTGAAGCTGGATAAGGAGAACGCGATAGACCGAGCGGAGCAGGCTGAGGGGGACAAGAAAGGAGCGGAGGACAAGTGCAAACAG CTGGAGGAGGAGTTGCTGGGCCTGCAGAAGAAGCTGAAAGGAGTGGAGGATGAGCTGGACAAATACTCTGAGTCGCTGAAGGATGCCCAGGAGAAGCTGGAGCAAGCAGAGAAGAAGGCAACAGAT gCCGAGGCAGAGGTGGCGTCTCTAAACAGGCGTAttcagctggtggaggaggagttggACCGAGCTCAGGAGAGACTGGCTACTGCTCTGCAGAagctggaggaggctgagaaAGCTGCAGATGAGAGCGAGAG AGGAATGAAGGTCATAGAGAACAGAGCGTCGAAAGACGAGGAGAAAATGGAGATCCAGGAGATGCAGCTGAAGGAGGCCAAACACATCGCTGAGGAGGCCGACCGCAAATATGAAGAG GTTGCTCGTAAACTGGTGATCCTGGAGGGTGATCTGGAGCGCTCAGAGGAGCGTGCCGAGGTGGCCGAGGC gagagtgagggagctggaggaggagctcagACTAATGGACCAGAATATGAAGTCCATGATGTGCGGAGAGGAAGAG TACTCACAAAAGGAGGACAAATATGAGGAGGAAATTAAAGTTCTTACTGACAAACTGAAAGAG GCTGAGACCCGTGCAGAGTTCGCAGAGAGGTCTGTGGCCAAGCTGGAGAAGACCATCGATGACTTGGAAG ATGAGGTGTATGCTCAGAAGCTGAAGGGCAAGGCTCTCAGCGAGGAGCTGGACCTGGCCCTCAACGACATGACTACACTGTAG
- the tpm2 gene encoding tropomyosin beta chain isoform X1 produces MEAIKKKMQMLKLDKENAIDRAEQAEGDKKGAEDKCKQLEEELLGLQKKLKGVEDELDKYSESLKDAQEKLEQAEKKATDAEAEVASLNRRIQLVEEELDRAQERLATALQKLEEAEKAADESERGMKVIENRASKDEEKMEIQEMQLKEAKHIAEEADRKYEEVARKLVILEGDLERSEERAEVAEARVRELEEELRLMDQNMKSMMCGEEEYSQKEDKYEEEIKVLTDKLKEAETRAEFAERSVAKLEKTIDDLEEKLAHAKEENLDMHQVLDQTLLELNNL; encoded by the exons ATGGAGGCCATCAAGAAGAAAATGCAGATGCTGAAGCTGGATAAGGAGAACGCGATAGACCGAGCGGAGCAGGCTGAGGGGGACAAGAAAGGAGCGGAGGACAAGTGCAAACAG CTGGAGGAGGAGTTGCTGGGCCTGCAGAAGAAGCTGAAAGGAGTGGAGGATGAGCTGGACAAATACTCTGAGTCGCTGAAGGATGCCCAGGAGAAGCTGGAGCAAGCAGAGAAGAAGGCAACAGAT gCCGAGGCAGAGGTGGCGTCTCTAAACAGGCGTAttcagctggtggaggaggagttggACCGAGCTCAGGAGAGACTGGCTACTGCTCTGCAGAagctggaggaggctgagaaAGCTGCAGATGAGAGCGAGAG AGGAATGAAGGTCATAGAGAACAGAGCGTCGAAAGACGAGGAGAAAATGGAGATCCAGGAGATGCAGCTGAAGGAGGCCAAACACATCGCTGAGGAGGCCGACCGCAAATATGAAGAG GTTGCTCGTAAACTGGTGATCCTGGAGGGTGATCTGGAGCGCTCAGAGGAGCGTGCCGAGGTGGCCGAGGC gagagtgagggagctggaggaggagctcagACTAATGGACCAGAATATGAAGTCCATGATGTGCGGAGAGGAAGAG TACTCACAAAAGGAGGACAAATATGAGGAGGAAATTAAAGTTCTTACTGACAAACTGAAAGAG GCTGAGACCCGTGCAGAGTTCGCAGAGAGGTCTGTGGCCAAGCTGGAGAAGACCATCGATGACTTGGAAG
- the tpm2 gene encoding tropomyosin beta chain isoform X6, whose protein sequence is MATLTSMDAVRRKIQTLQQVAFEAEDRAGLLQEEADMERHARERAEAEVASLNRRIQLVEEELDRAQERLATALQKLEEAEKAADESERGMKVIENRASKDEEKMEIQEMQLKEAKHIAEEADRKYEEVARKLVILEGDLERSEERAEVAEARVRELEEELRLMDQNMKSMMCGEEEYSQKEDKYEEEIKVLTDKLKEAETRAEFAERSVAKLEKTIDDLEDEVYAQKLKGKALSEELDLALNDMTTL, encoded by the exons ATGGCGACTTTAACGTCGATGGACGCGGTCAGAAGGAAGATTCAGACGCTGCAGCAAGTGGCGTTCGAGGCGGAAGACCGAGCCgggctgctgcaggaggaggcggACATGGAGAGGCATGCCAGAGAGCGG gCCGAGGCAGAGGTGGCGTCTCTAAACAGGCGTAttcagctggtggaggaggagttggACCGAGCTCAGGAGAGACTGGCTACTGCTCTGCAGAagctggaggaggctgagaaAGCTGCAGATGAGAGCGAGAG AGGAATGAAGGTCATAGAGAACAGAGCGTCGAAAGACGAGGAGAAAATGGAGATCCAGGAGATGCAGCTGAAGGAGGCCAAACACATCGCTGAGGAGGCCGACCGCAAATATGAAGAG GTTGCTCGTAAACTGGTGATCCTGGAGGGTGATCTGGAGCGCTCAGAGGAGCGTGCCGAGGTGGCCGAGGC gagagtgagggagctggaggaggagctcagACTAATGGACCAGAATATGAAGTCCATGATGTGCGGAGAGGAAGAG TACTCACAAAAGGAGGACAAATATGAGGAGGAAATTAAAGTTCTTACTGACAAACTGAAAGAG GCTGAGACCCGTGCAGAGTTCGCAGAGAGGTCTGTGGCCAAGCTGGAGAAGACCATCGATGACTTGGAAG ATGAGGTGTATGCTCAGAAGCTGAAGGGCAAGGCTCTCAGCGAGGAGCTGGACCTGGCCCTCAACGACATGACTACACTGTAG
- the tpm2 gene encoding tropomyosin beta chain isoform X8 — protein MATLTSMDAVRRKIQTLQQVAFEAEDRAGLLQEEADMERHARERAEAEVASLNRRIQLVEEELDRAQERLATALQKLEEAEKAADESERGMKVIENRASKDEEKMEIQEMQLKEAKHIAEEADRKYEEVARKLVILEGDLERSEERAEVAEAKSGDLEEELKNVTNNLKSLEAQAEKYSQKEDKYEEEIKVLTDKLKEAETRAEFAERSVAKLEKTIDDLEDEVYAQKLKGKALSEELDLALNDMTTL, from the exons ATGGCGACTTTAACGTCGATGGACGCGGTCAGAAGGAAGATTCAGACGCTGCAGCAAGTGGCGTTCGAGGCGGAAGACCGAGCCgggctgctgcaggaggaggcggACATGGAGAGGCATGCCAGAGAGCGG gCCGAGGCAGAGGTGGCGTCTCTAAACAGGCGTAttcagctggtggaggaggagttggACCGAGCTCAGGAGAGACTGGCTACTGCTCTGCAGAagctggaggaggctgagaaAGCTGCAGATGAGAGCGAGAG AGGAATGAAGGTCATAGAGAACAGAGCGTCGAAAGACGAGGAGAAAATGGAGATCCAGGAGATGCAGCTGAAGGAGGCCAAACACATCGCTGAGGAGGCCGACCGCAAATATGAAGAG GTTGCTCGTAAACTGGTGATCCTGGAGGGTGATCTGGAGCGCTCAGAGGAGCGTGCCGAGGTGGCCGAGGC TAAATCAGGTGACCTTGAGGAAGAGTTGAAAAATGTCACCAACAACTTGAAGTCACTGGAAGCCCAGGCCGAGAAG TACTCACAAAAGGAGGACAAATATGAGGAGGAAATTAAAGTTCTTACTGACAAACTGAAAGAG GCTGAGACCCGTGCAGAGTTCGCAGAGAGGTCTGTGGCCAAGCTGGAGAAGACCATCGATGACTTGGAAG ATGAGGTGTATGCTCAGAAGCTGAAGGGCAAGGCTCTCAGCGAGGAGCTGGACCTGGCCCTCAACGACATGACTACACTGTAG